In a single window of the Arachis hypogaea cultivar Tifrunner chromosome 6, arahy.Tifrunner.gnm2.J5K5, whole genome shotgun sequence genome:
- the LOC112755925 gene encoding uncharacterized protein ycf36, with product MSTTPLLSTITITIAAPQQTKSIPFATTPRFLSPFSGHHQLPVSSFFRRSSSSNNPPAPAPETQCPVPRGQQPINEYNSLSTSFPFSWAAGDPVEYASRLFALGASFTVLVGLPVAWFGTVGAESEPLERVLCGASSGILVVTLAVMRMYLGWAYVGNRLLSATVEYEETGWYDGQIWVKTAEILARDRLLGSFSVKPVLNRLKITLVSLGTSLLVFALILFNINGDQSYQSSKEIRDRVIPGVYSDESAKSFEPDAFCGEPDLQQ from the exons ATGTCCACCACACCACTCCTCAGCACCATCACCATCACAATAGCAGCACCTCAACAAACAAAATCGATTCCCTTCGCCACCACACCACGGTTCCTCTCACCATTCTCCGGCCACCACCAATTGCCTGTCTCCTCCTTCTtcagaagaagcagcagcagcaacaacccGCCAGCGCCCGCTCCCGAAACACAGTGCCCCGTCCCTCGTGGCCAGCAGCCAATCAACGAGTACAACTCTCTCTCCACCTCCTTCCCCTTCTCCTGGGCCGCCGGCGACCCCGTCGAGTACGCGTCCCGCCTCTTCGCTCTCGGTGCGTCGTTTACGGTGCTTGTGGGCCTCCCTGTGGCGTGGTTCGGCACGGTGGGAGCGGAATCGGAGCCGCTGGAGAGGGTGCTGTGCGGCGCCTCCAGCGGTATCTTGGTTGTGACGCTTGCCGTCATGAGGATGTATCTCGGTTGGGCTTATGTTGGCAACCGACTGCTCAGTGCCACTGTTGAAT ATGAGGAGACAGGGTGGTATGATGGCCAG ATATGGGTGAAAACTGCTGAAATTTTGGCTCGGGACAGACTCTTAGGATCATTTTCT GTCAAGCCTGTCCTCAACAGATTGAAAATCACTCTAGTCAGTTTGGGAACATCATTACTTGTATTTGCTCTTATTCTCTTCAACATCAATGGGGACCAAagttatcaatcatcaaaagaaATCAGAGATCGGGTCATACCTGGAGTTTACAGTGATGAATCTGCAAAATCATTTGAACCGGACGCCTTTTGCGGCGAACCTGATCTTCAACAATAA